The region agaaaataatatttttaacatcATTAAAATGTAGGTTTAAAAATGGGGAACTTTGTTTCTTACCTAGCATCCCAGAATGTAAGAATAGATGCTCCCCCAGCTCCATGCCCTCGCTGATTGTCATGGTTATCAACAAAGACAAGTGCCCTGTCAGAAGGCATGAAACCCCAGCCTTCTCCCCAGttcctattaaaaaataaatcttaaaaacacaTATTTGTATTCTTTTACAATGACTTTAgagtaacctaaatgtctattCCTTTCACTATAGCACCCTGTAAGGAAATTCTCTAATTAAATGATTATTCTCAGggctttttaaatgtaatatatatagatatattgggttggccaaaagttgcATTTGATTTTTGCCATTAGATGGCTCTAGTAGTGCTTAGTTATCTttcaactgaaacaacttagattgtattgtgacagctgtcaaagcagtgtgcatttaaaaaaaaattatcaaaattggtaaatttttgttagccattttaatattaatgttggaagaaaaaaagcagcATTTTTGGCATACTATGCTTCattacagtcgtgtccaactcttaaaaaccccagaaatcaaactggggtctcctgcattgcaggtggattctttaccaactgagctatcagggatgccCAACatttcaagaaacaaaaatgcaactgaaatgcaaaaaaacaatttGTGCAGGGTATGGAGAAGGTGCTGTTACTGATTGAATGTGTCAAAAAGTGCAAATTTTTGTGAAATTTTGCAAAGTTTCATGTTGAAGATTTCTTACTAGACGATGTTCCATGGTCTagtagaccagttgaagttgatagtGATCAAATTGAGACACTTTTGAGAACAATCAATGTGATACCACACATGTGATGGCCAACGAACTCAAAATACCCAAATCAAGAACTGAAAATCATCTGCACTAGCTTGGTTAGTTTAATCGCTTTCATATTTGGGTTCCACATattaagtgggggaaaaaaacttcttgACTATATTTGTGCATGCAGTTCTCTaattaaacataaagaaaacattccattttaaaaacaaaactgcaacaaagaatgaaaagtaaatactgtataaaaatgtggaatggaagagatcaTGGGGCAAAATGAACACCAACAACCACATCAAAGGACAGTCTTCATCCATAGAAGGTGATGCTGTGtatatggtgggattggaagggagtcctctattatgagctcctctggaaaaacaaattattaattCCAACAAGGACTGCTCTCAATGAGACCAACTGAAAGCAACACTCAACAAAAACCAActggaattagtcaacagaaaatgcagaatCTTCTATCAAGATAAAACAAGActgcatgtttctttgatgaccaggcaaaaattGTTACAGCTcagctgggaagttctgattcatctgccATAATCATCAGTCACTGCACCTTCAAATTCccattttttcagtcttttttaaattctcttaatggaaaaaatttcaattacctggaagactgtaaaaggcatCTGGAATACtactttgctcaaaaagataaaaagttttgggaagatagaattatgaagttgcctggaaAATGGCAGAAGATAGTGGAACTAAATggtgaatatgttgttcaataatgttcttggtaaaaatgaaaaatgtatcttttatttatatttaaaaactgaaggaacGTTTTGGCCACCTCAATTTTATCTAGGAATACAttccatacatgtatatatgtaggaATTACTTAAATTACATTCATGCTACAGGTATAAGATTTTTgttataaaagatattttagaaGTTTCAGTATATTATAACTTAGATGGGCTTCAGAAGGACCAACATCCACTATCATACAATACAGAATGAGAAACTGGGTTTAAATAAGCCTTTGATATTATATTGATATAATGGTAATATTAGAAATCAATTAGTTGATTAATATATGTAATTCTGTAGCATGGCTTCATTGTAGGAACTTCATAAGTTATAGAATCATTTTAACAATAACCTGACCTTTACAAATTATATGTAAACATTAGTCAAATCTAGTAGAGTCATACTGAAATCTCTAGATCGAAATCACAGATTAAAATCTCGATTTTATGCTTTGGATATCAAAAAGCACCTCCTTGTGATTGACATCCTAAATAATAATGATCATCCCTTAGCAGTTATGGAAGTATAACACTTATTAGTAAATGAATCCTTGAGAGTTGTCTAAACAAAAATGCATTAAGAAGAAAACTCATGCTGGGGCAATATCACAAATAAATCTGtgaaataattcaaatgaaagaaatcatatttcatttactttaagtAAGCCATTTTCTCTCCACTCCACTTGCGCAGAACTGTGCCTAGTTTTGCACCATACTTGAATTCTGTCACATGGCCATTTCCAAAGTACTCACTGCTTGCAATTGTCTCACCACCCAGATCAATTACCtcatagaaatgaagaaaaaaatatcattttaagaaagaattttaacaagttaaaattatatagaaaataactttatactatttatatgaaatgccccAAATAGTCTTCCTTATatcaaaattcttatttttctttgctaaaaTATATAGTACAATATTAAAAGGAGCATGACAAAGTAACCTGTTGTCCTGTGAGAATGCTATCCGAATTAGTCTTATTCATAAATGATAAAAGTAGCTCATATTTATATAGCACTTATTGATGGCTGACAATATTTCTCAGTATTTGATAAACATTACCTCTTTAattctccaaagaatataaagatataaccattatcattattctttttgataaattttgaaaaaattgttCCTCAGGTTGATCAATTTACTGAATAAATACAGCTAATGGTGCTACAGCCAAGACTTAAAGTCAGATAACCTGTCTTAAGACAATTTCTACATTATCTGTCTTCTATAATGACCTCTGGGGAAGTTATATGACATAGAGATTTTTGCAACCTATATACATTCTCAGAACTTGCATAAAACACCTCCTATGATAAATATACAGTCTCTGAATAAAAGGAGGCTAAGGAGCCACTCTTCTATATAAATGATTCATCCATTAATCTAAAGAAACTGTGTTTTTAATGAAATCTGCCACTTATTTTATGATAAATTATGGATGAATACTGATGATGAATTATGCTCTGATGAATAATACATGGTATTATTTTATATGGACatgatccatagggttgcaaagagtcagacacaactgaagtgacttagcatacacatgtATTGACATACCTCCTGGTAAATGAAAGGTCTACTTCCTTCAGGGAACCAGCTTGTGTTTAGATTATGCAGTTTATCCAAAATTGCCTTTATGTCTCCAGGCCACATGTGCTTAGAAGCATCAATTCGGAAACCTGCTACACCAATGTCAATGAGACGGTTTAGATATTCAGCAATTGTGGAGCGCACATAATCTTTCGCCAATGCAAGATCAAGAAGACCAACCAGACGACAATCTCTGACCTACAGAGGTAAAACTTTGTGATTGATCCTTGGAACATCACCTCCACCTGAGAatccatttcattattttcatttattcattaatattaATAGATATTTCTATAATGTCTTATTTGCACTGGtctctgaggttactgacatCCTAGTATAGACatacctttgaaatatttttcattataaaaatggaGAATGTAAAAAATACAGTGGATGACCTTTTTCATTGTGAAAAATTAgatttgagaaaatgttttaaatattgacttgaaattattatttttaacagtcagaCTTAGAATCTTGTTTTCCTAAACAATCTAAACTAACACTTAAAATGGAGATCAGTAAGCTACATGTGAATAATAAAAAGCATAGATAGCTCATTTTTGCTAAGTACCTGATAAGCAACATTATAGCTCTTAATTTCTCCATTTCCAGTTTTACATTTTCCATCATTAAAATCCCAACTAGAGTATGGGACTGCTGGGAAATCCCTAGTCCCAGGGTTGAAGTAACTTCCACAAGTACTGCTCGTTCCCGCCCTCACACCACTTCCAGTCATATGATTAATTACAGCATCCACGTAAATGCGGACctgaaagaaaaatttctatttcaGTTTGGCTTACAGAGAGGTAGaagtttatattattatttagagTTTATAGCACATTGATGACACtccaaaatatttgttattttataacTTGCCATCTTAGAAGAGTAACAGTCAAGTGTAAAATAAAGCATTGTGAACGGAAGTCCTACATGCATTCTAGCCACTTGGTCAAATGGCACAAggagtaaagaaactgcctgcaatgcaggagatgcaggagatatgggattgatacctgggtcagagaagatcccctggagaaggaaatggtaacccactccagtattcttgcctggaaaattccatgggccaaggagcctggcgggctatagtccataggcttgcaacaggtcagacatgactgagtaagcaCTGAGCATGATAAATTAAATGAACCCCAAACTACTAaaactatggaaaaaaaaatgcaaagacacTATTATTGGTAGGATATCAGAATCAGTTGAGGCAGGAGAGATgattgattttttgttgttgttgttgaaatttACATGGGTCATCCTAAGAAAAAAGAAGCCAGATTCTGGTATCTATTTAGGATCAGAAGAAATAAAGTTAGGTATTGCCTGTCATTGTCCTCcttatcaaagagaaaataattacatatCATCATAAAACCTGTGGGAAGGAAGACCCAGGATTATGGGTGGCGAAACAAGTGACATGAACCTATCAGCAAATATTATAAGTAGAATTTCCTATTAAAACTGGAAAAGTATTTCCCAGGAATGTGCACAGGCAAAAGGGTTAAAAGTTGTTATTTTGCCTTATAAGTAAGCTTCTGGCCTTGAACTCTTCCTTCATCTTCTTTAGTGGACAAatggcatatatataaataattacaaaagCTGAATATTAGGTAAcaactaaattttatatttttaaaatataaaatataaaatttatttatagctaaagtaaaatttcaaaatatatgaaaattattctGCATAAAAGGAACAAGAGGCAAGagagataaattatttttctatataatatgtttaaagaaaactttaattCGCTTACACCAACATTGTTACATCTAGTCACCATGTCTTTGAATTCACTTTCATTTCCTGATCTTGTACATAACTTGTAGCTAACTGGTTGGTATCTTTCCCACCAAGGTCTTGAAGGGTCAGTAATCACAACGTTTTCATTGGGTGGGGAGATCTACAAATAAAACACACTTAATAAGTATCAAATTATGGCTTACTTTATATCATTGAATTTTCTAGAAACTAATCAATAGTCTAAAATTACTTCTGAATCTTTGTATTTGCAGCTATATTTTTTGCAACTATTGATAACCTggtgaaaaaaaattatcttagaaataaaacaaggtcaccaaaaatttcaaattttttattccTCAGAAAACTGTTTTACTTAGAGTACTTTAATTCTGAAGTAAAATGTTGTCCTAGCTTTCAGATACAGAGGATACTATCACGTACTCTCAGCACAGTAAAGTCTGCAATTTATACATGAACAATACTCACCTGAACCCCTCCAAATCCTTTGGGGGCTAAGTATCGCTCACATTCAAGAGCAATATCGACCCAGCGCCACTCAAACAGATGGACAATAGATGTCCGTCCAGATTTGGTGTGTGGGGCATACTGAGCCCAGCAGAACACAATGACTGAAAGCAATAGAAGGAACTTCATTTTGCACTGAACTTGTCAGTGTTCTTTCCAGCAACTATCTGTATTCCTGTAAGAAGCATATTTTACAAAGTAAATGTTAACATGAATAAACATTTGGACCACAAACTCTTTATTCATAATCTGAAGAGAACTATCAATAATAA is a window of Muntiacus reevesi chromosome 1, mMunRee1.1, whole genome shotgun sequence DNA encoding:
- the LOC136148309 gene encoding alpha-amylase 2B-like yields the protein MKFLLLLSVIVFCWAQYAPHTKSGRTSIVHLFEWRWVDIALECERYLAPKGFGGVQISPPNENVVITDPSRPWWERYQPVSYKLCTRSGNESEFKDMVTRCNNVGVRIYVDAVINHMTGSGVRAGTSSTCGSYFNPGTRDFPAVPYSSWDFNDGKCKTGNGEIKSYNVAYQVRDCRLVGLLDLALAKDYVRSTIAEYLNRLIDIGVAGFRIDASKHMWPGDIKAILDKLHNLNTSWFPEGSRPFIYQEVIDLGGETIASSEYFGNGHVTEFKYGAKLGTVLRKWSGEKMAYLKNWGEGWGFMPSDRALVFVDNHDNQRGHGAGGASILTFWDARLYKMGVGFMLAHPYGFTRVMSSYHWPRYFENGKDVNDWIGPPNNNGVIKEVTINPDTTCGNGWVCEHRWRQIRNMVIFRNVVDGQPFTNWWDNGSNQVAFGRGNKGFIVFNNDDWALSATLQTGLPSGTYCDVISGDKIGDNCTGIQINVSCDGNAYFSISNSAEDPFIAIHTESKL